A single genomic interval of Oryzomonas sagensis harbors:
- a CDS encoding tetratricopeptide repeat protein — protein sequence MKRVGVRILSFILPMMAAAPALAGMQLYRGTMEAVTAPSKSCEGVLGKHPATLLINEDSALDGLSGYLESEGIVVGKVAGPDLAHLGIIYPGQTGRGNTLSLSRSGVALTGELNGATTVNHCTFDLGRLALDRVDGEGSAQAAHQRLANLFAAQATLYQAFSLTQNGSCEEALPLFEKALGLADSVFDQGSPQLTHFIRGVSNCYARLGRTKEFNALYDQRIGTISDESLKAGLTKLRISALMQDGRILLAQAEYEAALKVLMQAYQLNPQNKDSIHTVMAVYIRSSRYSEAVAFLEQAAGKLEEPADRKEINDIIALVYFKKGMKDAQNGKEGESEASLRKSVALDPGSSQYLVALARMRHKAGHFDEAQKMLSQGLERITDEPSRQEILAMQEKLRQTEMIIKKLK from the coding sequence ATGAAACGTGTTGGTGTCCGGATTTTATCCTTTATTCTCCCGATGATGGCCGCCGCGCCGGCCCTGGCGGGAATGCAGCTGTACCGGGGGACCATGGAGGCGGTGACCGCCCCCAGCAAATCCTGTGAAGGGGTTTTGGGAAAACACCCCGCGACCCTTCTCATAAACGAAGACAGCGCCCTGGACGGCTTGAGCGGCTATCTGGAAAGCGAAGGGATTGTGGTCGGCAAGGTCGCCGGCCCGGATCTGGCGCACCTGGGAATCATCTATCCAGGGCAGACGGGGAGGGGCAACACCCTCTCCCTGAGCCGCTCCGGCGTCGCACTTACCGGAGAGCTTAACGGTGCCACTACGGTCAACCATTGCACCTTCGATCTCGGCCGCCTGGCGCTGGACCGCGTGGATGGCGAGGGAAGCGCACAAGCCGCCCACCAAAGACTGGCCAACCTGTTTGCCGCCCAGGCCACCCTGTACCAGGCATTTTCCCTGACCCAGAACGGCAGTTGCGAGGAGGCGCTGCCGCTCTTTGAAAAAGCCCTCGGCCTGGCCGATTCGGTTTTCGACCAGGGGTCCCCCCAGCTTACCCACTTCATCAGGGGGGTGTCCAACTGTTACGCCAGGCTCGGCCGCACCAAAGAATTCAATGCCCTCTACGACCAGCGGATCGGCACCATCTCCGACGAATCCCTCAAAGCGGGGCTCACCAAGCTTCGCATCAGCGCGCTGATGCAGGATGGACGCATACTGCTTGCCCAGGCGGAATATGAAGCGGCGCTGAAGGTCCTGATGCAGGCGTATCAACTCAACCCCCAGAATAAGGACAGCATCCATACCGTCATGGCCGTATATATCCGCAGCAGCCGTTACAGCGAGGCGGTCGCCTTTCTCGAACAGGCTGCCGGCAAGTTGGAAGAACCGGCCGACCGCAAGGAAATCAATGACATCATCGCCCTGGTGTATTTCAAAAAGGGGATGAAGGATGCCCAGAACGGCAAGGAGGGTGAGTCCGAAGCTTCGTTGCGCAAGTCGGTGGCCCTTGATCCCGGGAGTTCCCAGTACCTTGTGGCGCTGGCCCGGATGCGCCACAAGGCCGGCCACTTCGACGAAGCGCAGAAAATGCTCAGCCAGGGGCTGGAGCGGATCACGGATGAACCGTCGCGCCAGGAGATCCTGGCGATGCAGGAAAAGCTCCGCCAGACCGAAATGATCATCAAGAAGCTTAAGTAA
- a CDS encoding ABC transporter substrate-binding protein, giving the protein MFGKIQATVLALILALPVAAQAAKVKIGFVNSITGAEAPIGENLTNGVTLALEDLKKKGIDVELVKEDDTGKPEKSMAAFEKMATRDRVAGIVGPYSSKCANAIAKLAEKYKTPLLIPVASKEEITRQNLKWTFRLSATTYDYATILLDMATSLGRPKTIAIINENTDFGTSGAKSAKDYAGKKGIRVVAEEAYAPGSPDYRSTLTKIKSKKPDLVFMVSYVADAILLMRQSREIGITPQAFLGAGAGFATVSFAKEKAISSNVFSSTQWTGDVNWPGAKDFDKRYIAKFGKEPTYHAATAYESMMIMAETAAKSGGNREKIRSALKSGKWNGIMGEVKFADYEGYTNQNKHQMLVEQIQNGVHQTVYPPKYVSKKPVYPFPGWR; this is encoded by the coding sequence ATGTTCGGAAAGATTCAGGCAACAGTATTGGCCCTGATCCTGGCATTGCCGGTGGCGGCACAGGCCGCTAAAGTCAAAATCGGTTTTGTCAACTCCATTACCGGCGCAGAAGCGCCCATCGGAGAGAACTTGACAAACGGCGTTACGCTGGCTTTGGAAGATCTGAAGAAAAAAGGGATCGACGTGGAACTGGTCAAGGAAGACGACACCGGAAAGCCGGAGAAGTCCATGGCCGCCTTTGAAAAAATGGCCACCCGAGACCGGGTGGCCGGCATCGTCGGCCCCTACAGTTCCAAGTGCGCCAACGCCATAGCCAAACTGGCCGAGAAGTACAAGACCCCCCTGCTCATCCCGGTTGCGTCGAAAGAGGAGATCACCCGGCAGAATCTGAAGTGGACCTTCCGCTTGAGCGCCACCACCTACGATTATGCCACCATCCTGCTCGATATGGCGACCAGCCTGGGCAGGCCGAAAACCATCGCCATCATCAACGAGAACACCGATTTCGGCACATCGGGAGCCAAGTCCGCCAAGGATTATGCCGGCAAAAAAGGTATCAGGGTTGTGGCCGAAGAGGCCTATGCGCCCGGCTCACCCGACTATCGCTCCACCCTGACCAAGATCAAATCGAAAAAACCTGACCTGGTGTTCATGGTCTCCTACGTGGCCGACGCCATCCTGCTCATGCGCCAATCAAGGGAGATCGGCATCACGCCCCAGGCATTCCTCGGCGCAGGAGCCGGCTTCGCCACCGTATCGTTCGCCAAGGAAAAGGCCATCTCCAGCAACGTCTTCTCCAGCACCCAATGGACCGGCGACGTGAACTGGCCGGGAGCCAAGGACTTCGACAAACGCTATATCGCCAAGTTCGGCAAGGAGCCGACCTACCACGCCGCGACCGCCTACGAGTCGATGATGATCATGGCCGAAACCGCGGCCAAGTCCGGCGGCAATCGGGAAAAAATCCGCTCCGCGTTGAAGAGCGGCAAGTGGAACGGCATCATGGGTGAGGTAAAATTTGCCGATTACGAGGGCTACACCAACCAGAACAAACACCAGATGCTGGTGGAACAGATCCAGAACGGCGTGCACCAGACGGTCTATCCGCCCAAGTATGTTTCGAAGAAGCCGGTTTATCCGTTCCCCGGTTGGAGGTAA
- a CDS encoding branched-chain amino acid ABC transporter permease: protein MTIFLQSLISGILIGGVYALIGIGLTIIFGVMRVINFAHGDLLMVGMYGTFYLFTLFNIDPFISIVITMPFMFLYGGFLQKVFINRILGSLPQNQILLTIGMGLIMSNGIMLAFTSDYKILSTDYSSSSFDILGISISTPLLISFAITAGITVVLYWFLLKTDTGQAIRATAQDREAAQLMGINVKRMSIIAFGLGASLAGTAGALISPTYYIFPQVGSTFTLKAFVITVLGGMGSIVGATLGGILIGVAESIGGVYFGSGWKEVVVFVLFLLVLLFKPSGLMGKSNT from the coding sequence ATGACCATCTTCCTGCAATCACTGATCAGCGGCATCCTGATCGGCGGCGTCTACGCCCTGATCGGTATCGGCCTGACCATTATCTTCGGCGTCATGCGGGTGATCAACTTCGCCCACGGCGACCTGTTGATGGTCGGCATGTACGGGACCTTCTACCTGTTCACCCTGTTCAATATCGATCCATTCATCTCGATTGTCATAACCATGCCGTTCATGTTCCTCTACGGCGGCTTTCTGCAAAAGGTATTCATCAACCGTATTCTCGGCTCCCTGCCCCAGAACCAGATACTGTTGACCATCGGCATGGGGCTGATCATGAGCAACGGCATCATGCTGGCCTTCACGTCGGACTACAAGATCCTCTCCACCGACTACTCCTCCAGCAGTTTCGATATTCTGGGCATATCCATCTCCACCCCGCTGTTGATCTCCTTCGCCATCACGGCGGGCATCACGGTCGTCCTGTACTGGTTCCTGCTGAAGACCGATACCGGCCAGGCCATCCGGGCCACGGCCCAGGACCGGGAAGCGGCCCAGTTGATGGGGATCAACGTCAAGCGCATGTCCATCATCGCCTTCGGCCTCGGCGCCTCCCTGGCAGGCACCGCCGGCGCCCTGATCTCGCCGACCTACTACATTTTCCCCCAGGTGGGGAGCACCTTTACCCTCAAAGCCTTCGTCATCACGGTCCTGGGGGGCATGGGGAGCATTGTCGGCGCCACCCTGGGGGGCATCCTGATCGGCGTGGCCGAGTCCATCGGCGGGGTCTACTTCGGCTCCGGTTGGAAAGAGGTGGTGGTGTTCGTGCTGTTTCTGCTGGTGCTGCTGTTCAAGCCCTCCGGTCTGATGGGCAAATCCAACACGTGA
- a CDS encoding branched-chain amino acid ABC transporter permease: protein MKPLFGTTRGIGALSVMAGLAVVVLLFLFPRFVENTYALHIMILIFISIIMGSSWNLLGGYTGQYSVGHAAYFGMGAYTTMMLMQFRQVPPWLGIWCGMAAALVVALIIGSICFRLRGPYFVLASIAVAEIFRVSALNLKNVTNGAEGILTTEIPPLKIGGTLITDFSSKVPFYYAGLAFVLLVIMITWLLQNSKLGYYFQAIREDQDAAHSLGISLTFYKNAALSLSAVLTSLAGSLYAVYVGFIDPSTVLALDLSVQIVLICIIGGIGTIFGPVIGALVLVPLSEALRSNMIGESLINSGIVKADSAFGSFLTENLSHAHVLIYGVLVVVVILFMPDGVLGFAKALAARKRKEVV, encoded by the coding sequence ATGAAACCACTCTTCGGAACTACCAGGGGAATCGGTGCACTGTCGGTTATGGCGGGCCTGGCGGTTGTTGTCCTGCTTTTCCTCTTTCCCCGCTTTGTTGAGAACACCTATGCCTTGCATATCATGATCCTGATCTTCATCAGCATCATCATGGGGTCAAGCTGGAATCTTCTGGGGGGCTACACCGGCCAGTATTCGGTCGGCCACGCTGCCTATTTCGGCATGGGGGCCTACACCACCATGATGCTGATGCAGTTCCGTCAAGTCCCCCCGTGGCTCGGCATCTGGTGCGGCATGGCCGCTGCCCTGGTGGTGGCGCTGATCATCGGCAGCATCTGTTTCCGCCTGCGGGGGCCGTACTTTGTCCTGGCGTCCATCGCCGTGGCCGAGATATTCCGGGTATCGGCCCTGAACCTGAAAAACGTCACCAACGGCGCAGAAGGCATCCTGACTACGGAGATACCGCCGCTGAAAATCGGTGGGACCCTCATCACCGACTTTTCCTCCAAGGTGCCGTTCTACTACGCCGGCCTGGCATTCGTCCTGCTCGTCATCATGATTACCTGGCTGCTGCAGAACTCGAAGCTCGGATACTATTTCCAGGCCATCCGCGAAGACCAGGATGCAGCCCATTCCCTGGGAATCAGCCTCACCTTCTACAAAAACGCCGCCCTCTCCCTGTCGGCGGTGCTGACCTCGCTGGCCGGAAGCCTCTACGCCGTCTACGTCGGCTTTATCGATCCCTCCACGGTCCTGGCGCTGGACCTGTCGGTGCAGATCGTCCTGATCTGCATCATCGGCGGCATCGGCACCATCTTCGGACCGGTGATCGGAGCGCTGGTACTGGTGCCGCTCTCGGAGGCACTACGCAGCAACATGATCGGCGAATCCCTGATAAACTCGGGTATCGTCAAGGCCGACTCGGCGTTCGGCAGCTTTTTGACCGAAAACCTGTCCCATGCCCACGTCCTGATCTACGGGGTTCTGGTGGTGGTGGTGATCCTCTTCATGCCCGACGGCGTATTGGGATTCGCCAAGGCATTGGCGGCCAGAAAGCGGAAGGAGGTCGTCTGA
- a CDS encoding ABC transporter ATP-binding protein, translating into MAILEIKHVSKFFGGLSANSDVSFEMQHGMIMGLIGPNGAGKTTLFNCITGYYPPSKGDVVFDGRSMHGLQPDKVCKLGMARTWQKVRPLAKMSIVDNVMVGALCRTGSLKIARDMAMEQIKVAGLEHRSNFLAGGLPIGERKKLEVARVLATQPKLLLLDEVMGGLNPAESEDIIQLILAIKGRGITQMVIEHDMKAIMRISDRIVVLNSGEKLAEGSPQEIVSNPDVVAAYLGSE; encoded by the coding sequence ATGGCCATACTTGAAATCAAACACGTCAGCAAATTCTTCGGCGGCCTGTCGGCCAACTCCGACGTTTCCTTCGAGATGCAGCACGGGATGATCATGGGCCTGATCGGGCCCAACGGTGCGGGAAAGACGACGCTGTTCAACTGCATCACCGGCTACTACCCTCCCTCCAAGGGGGATGTGGTCTTTGACGGCCGCAGCATGCACGGCCTCCAGCCGGACAAGGTCTGCAAGCTGGGCATGGCCCGGACGTGGCAGAAGGTGCGGCCGCTGGCCAAGATGAGCATCGTGGACAACGTCATGGTTGGCGCCCTTTGTCGGACCGGTTCATTAAAAATAGCCCGCGACATGGCCATGGAGCAAATCAAGGTGGCCGGCCTGGAGCATCGTTCCAACTTCCTGGCCGGCGGTCTGCCCATCGGCGAGCGCAAAAAGCTCGAGGTGGCCCGCGTCCTGGCGACCCAGCCAAAACTGCTGCTCCTGGACGAGGTCATGGGCGGCCTCAATCCGGCGGAGAGCGAAGACATCATTCAACTGATCCTCGCGATCAAGGGACGGGGAATCACCCAGATGGTCATCGAACACGACATGAAGGCCATCATGCGCATCTCCGACCGGATCGTCGTCTTGAACTCGGGCGAAAAGCTGGCCGAGGGCTCCCCCCAGGAGATCGTCAGCAATCCCGACGTGGTCGCGGCGTATCTGGGCAGTGAGTAG
- a CDS encoding ABC transporter ATP-binding protein — protein MLTIDKLNFSYGDLKVLWDIDLEVHAGEIVTVVGANGAGKSTTLKNISRLVKPTSGSITFQGEELEKLESHQVVERGIVQVPEGRKIFPEMTVLENLRMGSYIKSARKAREANVERVFGMFPRLKEREKQLGGTMSGGEQQMLAIARGLMANPKLLLMDEPSLGLSPLFVKIIFEIIQEINRQGVAILLVEQNVFQSLKIAHRAYVLETGRVVLTGEGNDLLSNEHVKKAFLGM, from the coding sequence ATGCTCACCATCGACAAGCTCAACTTCAGCTACGGCGACCTGAAGGTCCTCTGGGACATCGATCTGGAGGTCCATGCGGGCGAGATCGTCACCGTGGTCGGCGCCAACGGCGCCGGCAAATCAACCACCCTCAAGAACATCTCCCGTCTGGTGAAGCCGACCTCCGGCAGCATCACCTTCCAGGGAGAGGAGCTTGAAAAACTCGAATCCCATCAGGTGGTGGAACGGGGCATCGTCCAGGTTCCCGAAGGGCGGAAGATCTTTCCCGAGATGACGGTCCTGGAAAACCTCCGCATGGGATCGTATATCAAGAGCGCCAGAAAAGCGCGCGAAGCAAACGTGGAGCGGGTGTTCGGCATGTTTCCCCGCCTGAAGGAACGCGAGAAGCAGTTGGGAGGCACCATGTCGGGGGGCGAGCAGCAAATGCTGGCCATAGCCCGCGGCCTGATGGCCAACCCGAAACTGTTGTTGATGGACGAGCCGTCTCTGGGCCTTTCGCCGTTGTTCGTCAAGATCATCTTCGAAATCATTCAGGAGATCAACCGGCAGGGCGTCGCCATCCTGTTGGTGGAGCAGAACGTCTTCCAGTCCCTGAAGATCGCCCACCGCGCCTATGTCCTGGAAACCGGCCGGGTCGTCCTGACCGGCGAAGGAAACGATCTGCTCAGCAACGAACACGTAAAGAAGGCATTTTTGGGGATGTAA
- a CDS encoding CBS domain-containing protein: protein MQTVEQWMTRNPITIEESASIIEAIHLLKEKDIRRLPVTCKGKFCGLITDRMIKEYAPGKSTPLDTWEVHYVLSKATVRDAMNPTPYTIHPDAPLCQAAQLVHDKKLYGLCVTDKNGDLVGLLTTTNFMEALIDICSMS from the coding sequence ATGCAAACCGTCGAACAATGGATGACTCGGAACCCGATCACCATCGAGGAAAGCGCTTCCATCATCGAGGCGATCCATCTGCTGAAGGAAAAGGACATTCGCCGCCTGCCGGTTACCTGCAAGGGCAAATTCTGCGGCCTGATCACCGACCGGATGATCAAGGAATACGCACCCGGCAAGTCAACCCCTCTGGATACCTGGGAGGTGCACTACGTGCTCTCCAAGGCCACGGTCAGGGACGCCATGAACCCGACCCCCTACACCATCCACCCCGATGCCCCCCTCTGTCAGGCCGCACAATTGGTCCACGACAAAAAACTCTATGGCCTGTGCGTGACCGACAAGAATGGCGACCTGGTGGGGCTTTTGACCACCACCAATTTCATGGAAGCCCTGATTGACATATGCAGCATGTCATAG
- the opp4C gene encoding oligopeptide ABC transporter permease translates to MIGEHSYFRAVFWPRLARNRFAVAGAIVVLLMLAVALLAPVIVHFGPNEINAREVLDPPSLRHWFGTDDLGRDVFSRVVYGARISLLVGFAAAGIAVLIGTVLGLVAGFYGGWVDNILMRVVDIMFCFPTFFLILAVITFLRPSIWYIMIVIGLTGWMGVARLVRAETLSIREMDYIMAARCIGCSDRRIIFRHILPNAVSPALVAATLGIAGAILTESALSFLGIGVQPPTPSWGNILTSGKDYIEFAWWLSLFPGLAILVTVLAYNLLGEGVRDALDPRIKH, encoded by the coding sequence GTGATCGGAGAACATTCCTATTTCCGTGCCGTGTTCTGGCCCCGTCTGGCGCGCAACAGGTTTGCCGTGGCCGGGGCGATCGTGGTGCTGCTGATGCTGGCGGTCGCGCTGCTGGCCCCGGTGATCGTGCACTTCGGCCCCAACGAGATCAATGCCAGGGAGGTTCTGGACCCTCCATCCCTGCGGCACTGGTTCGGTACCGACGACCTGGGGCGCGATGTCTTCAGCCGGGTCGTCTACGGGGCGCGGATCTCCCTGCTGGTCGGCTTTGCGGCGGCCGGGATCGCCGTCTTGATCGGTACGGTTCTGGGGCTTGTGGCCGGGTTCTACGGCGGCTGGGTCGACAACATCCTCATGCGGGTCGTTGACATCATGTTCTGTTTTCCGACCTTTTTCCTGATCCTGGCGGTCATTACCTTTTTGCGTCCCTCCATCTGGTACATCATGATCGTCATCGGCCTGACCGGCTGGATGGGGGTGGCCCGGCTGGTGCGCGCCGAGACTCTCTCCATCCGCGAGATGGACTACATCATGGCCGCACGTTGCATCGGCTGTTCCGACAGGCGCATCATCTTCCGCCACATCCTGCCCAATGCCGTCTCGCCGGCCCTGGTGGCCGCCACCCTGGGCATCGCGGGCGCCATATTGACCGAGTCGGCCCTCTCGTTCCTCGGCATCGGTGTCCAGCCGCCGACCCCCAGCTGGGGCAACATCCTCACCTCCGGCAAGGATTACATCGAATTCGCCTGGTGGCTCTCCCTCTTTCCCGGCCTGGCTATCCTGGTGACGGTTCTGGCCTACAATCTGCTTGGAGAGGGGGTCAGGGACGCCCTGGACCCCCGCATCAAGCATTGA
- a CDS encoding ABC transporter permease — MTRYLMKRILMLIPLMVGITLITFSVVHLAPGEPVEMQMAMNPKVGKEARERMRKFYGLDKPLAEQYVTWVGKLARLDLGRSFSSDNRPVRDKIAERLPITLALNIIALVLEFGLAIPIGILAATHRDTWLDKGITVFVFVGFAVPTFWLALLLMYLFGVKLNWLPISGLHTLGSDSYGLLRYVGDMAKHLCMPIMVASFGSLAGLSRYMRSSMLNVIGQDYITTARAKGLSERVVIYKHALRNALLPLITQAGLAIPGLIGGSVIFETIYAIPGMGQLFYQAVMARDYPVVMGIVIIGALLTLIGNLVADVCYALADPRIREGRGVQ, encoded by the coding sequence ATGACACGTTATCTCATGAAACGCATCCTGATGTTGATCCCGCTCATGGTCGGCATAACCCTCATCACCTTCTCGGTCGTCCATCTGGCGCCGGGCGAGCCGGTGGAGATGCAGATGGCAATGAACCCCAAGGTGGGCAAGGAAGCCCGGGAGCGGATGCGCAAGTTCTACGGCCTGGACAAGCCGCTAGCCGAGCAGTATGTCACCTGGGTCGGCAAGCTGGCGCGGCTGGACCTGGGGCGTTCCTTTTCCTCCGACAACCGGCCGGTCAGGGACAAGATCGCGGAACGCCTCCCCATTACCCTTGCCCTCAACATCATCGCCCTGGTGCTGGAATTCGGCCTGGCGATCCCCATCGGCATCCTGGCCGCCACCCACCGGGATACCTGGCTGGACAAGGGGATCACGGTCTTTGTCTTCGTCGGTTTTGCCGTGCCGACCTTCTGGCTGGCGCTGCTTCTGATGTACCTGTTCGGCGTCAAGCTGAACTGGCTTCCCATCTCGGGGCTGCATACCCTGGGGAGCGACAGTTACGGCCTGCTGCGCTATGTGGGGGATATGGCCAAACACCTCTGCATGCCGATCATGGTGGCCTCATTCGGCAGCCTTGCGGGGCTGTCCCGGTACATGCGCTCGTCCATGCTGAACGTGATCGGCCAGGATTACATCACCACCGCCCGTGCCAAGGGCCTTTCCGAACGGGTCGTGATCTACAAGCACGCCCTGCGCAACGCCCTTCTGCCGCTGATCACCCAGGCAGGCCTGGCCATTCCCGGGCTGATCGGCGGGAGCGTCATCTTCGAGACCATCTATGCCATTCCCGGCATGGGGCAGCTCTTCTACCAGGCGGTCATGGCCCGCGACTATCCGGTGGTGATGGGGATCGTGATCATCGGCGCGCTTTTGACCCTGATCGGCAATCTGGTGGCCGATGTGTGCTATGCCCTGGCCGACCCGCGTATCAGGGAGGGGAGGGGCGTGCAGTGA
- a CDS encoding peptide-binding protein, which produces MNTVRRFRLLFPALFLFVSACTQAPAPPRGGAGVVKPAYGDALVEGTIGDASTLIPLLATDSSSHAVAGQIYNGLVKYDKNLKIIGDLAQSFAISPDGLTITFHLRRGVKWHDGAPFTSRDVLYTYHVVIDPKTPTAYAEDFKQVKGIVAPDDYTVRVTYGAPFAPALASWGTAILPAHLLEGKDITKSPLARAPIGTGPYRFKEWVAGQKIVLESNHDYFEGRPWIDRYIYRIIPDTSTMYMELKAGAIDMMGLTPVQYARQTTGTRFTSLFNKYRYPSSSYVYMGYNLRHPLFRDKRIRQALTAAIDKDELIHGVLFGMGQKAAGPIPPGRWAYNPNVRDIAYDPKHAAELLAQAGWREKNSDGILTKDGKPFSFTILTNQGNQQRLLTAQIVQQRLRYVGVDVKIRIVEWATFLKEFVDKGNFEVVMLGWTTTPDPDMYDVWHSSKTNPGELNFVGFKNAEVDRLLVEGRSTFDMEKRKKAYFRIQEIMADEQPYTFLYVPDALPVVSARIRGVETAPAGIGYNQIKWYVPKAEQVY; this is translated from the coding sequence ATGAACACGGTGCGCCGTTTCAGGCTGCTCTTCCCGGCCCTTTTTCTTTTCGTTTCCGCATGTACCCAAGCGCCGGCGCCTCCCCGGGGAGGCGCCGGCGTTGTAAAACCCGCCTATGGCGATGCCCTGGTGGAGGGGACCATCGGCGATGCCTCCACCCTGATCCCACTCCTGGCAACCGATAGCTCATCCCATGCCGTGGCCGGGCAGATCTACAACGGCTTGGTCAAATACGACAAAAACCTCAAGATTATCGGCGATCTGGCACAATCCTTCGCCATCTCTCCGGATGGGCTCACCATCACCTTCCATCTGCGCCGTGGGGTGAAATGGCACGACGGCGCCCCCTTTACCTCCCGCGACGTACTCTATACCTACCATGTCGTCATCGACCCCAAGACGCCCACCGCCTATGCCGAGGATTTCAAGCAGGTCAAGGGCATTGTCGCGCCCGACGATTATACCGTCCGGGTGACCTACGGCGCTCCCTTTGCGCCGGCCCTGGCCTCGTGGGGGACCGCCATTTTGCCGGCGCACCTTCTGGAGGGGAAGGATATCACCAAGAGTCCCCTGGCTCGCGCGCCGATCGGCACCGGTCCGTACCGCTTCAAGGAGTGGGTCGCCGGCCAGAAGATCGTGCTGGAATCCAACCACGACTACTTCGAAGGCAGGCCGTGGATCGACCGCTATATCTACCGTATCATCCCCGATACCTCCACCATGTACATGGAACTCAAGGCCGGCGCCATCGACATGATGGGGCTGACGCCGGTGCAGTATGCCCGCCAGACCACCGGGACCCGGTTCACGTCGCTGTTCAACAAGTACCGCTATCCCTCATCCAGTTATGTCTATATGGGCTACAACCTGCGCCATCCGCTTTTTCGGGACAAGCGCATCCGGCAAGCCCTGACCGCGGCCATCGACAAGGACGAGTTGATCCACGGCGTGCTGTTCGGCATGGGCCAGAAGGCGGCGGGACCGATTCCTCCCGGCCGCTGGGCCTACAACCCCAACGTCAGGGATATCGCCTACGACCCCAAACATGCGGCCGAACTCCTGGCCCAGGCGGGGTGGCGGGAGAAAAACAGTGACGGCATCCTGACGAAGGACGGCAAACCGTTCAGCTTCACCATCCTGACCAACCAGGGGAACCAGCAGCGGCTGCTGACGGCCCAGATCGTCCAGCAGCGGCTCAGGTACGTGGGGGTCGACGTGAAGATCCGCATCGTGGAGTGGGCCACGTTCCTCAAGGAATTCGTGGACAAGGGGAATTTCGAGGTGGTCATGCTGGGATGGACCACCACGCCGGACCCGGACATGTACGATGTCTGGCACTCCAGCAAGACCAATCCGGGCGAACTGAACTTCGTCGGTTTCAAAAACGCCGAGGTGGACCGTCTGCTGGTGGAGGGGCGCAGCACCTTTGACATGGAAAAGCGCAAGAAGGCTTATTTCCGTATCCAGGAGATCATGGCCGACGAGCAGCCCTATACCTTCCTCTATGTGCCGGACGCCCTGCCGGTGGTCAGTGCCCGCATCCGCGGTGTGGAAACGGCCCCGGCCGGCATCGGCTACAATCAGATCAAATGGTACGTGCCCAAGGCGGAGCAGGTGTACTGA